The sequence below is a genomic window from Nostoc flagelliforme CCNUN1.
TAGTGGGGTTTTACCGTTAGCTGAAAATTTTTGAATAAGAATTGTACCCGCCTCCCTCATTGCTTGTGTACCTTCTGGATAGCTTGAATTCGTGTCATTGTGGGTGATGCCAGTAACATGAACTTTTGCTTTCCTAGTGTCTGTAAGATGCAGTTTATAAAACTTTTCTGCGGGTTCACCAATCAAAGATTTCAGGTTGGTGTATTCATCAATAAGCACTTGTTCGGGCGTAATAGTCGCGGGTTGCTCTAGGTCATTTTTACCTTTAATTCTTAATAGCCAATGCTCACAGAGAGTATCAAGCGCAGTGCCTATCTCTAACTCGGACTCAGCTATGTTTTGACTGGAGTTTAGACTAGTTCCCGGTGCGAAACTCAGAAGGCTCATTCTATAAAGCCTAAAAACCAAGGTTTTAGTTCCCGGAAACATCTTAAATCCGTATCCTTATTTTTTGGAAATTTAGTTTCGCACCGTGAACTAGACTAACAGGTGGCGATCGCTAAAAAGGCTTACCTATTGAAGTTAATACTAGGCAACAACAAATTAGCCAGCATTACGCTGGTTAATCAAATGAAAACCTTAAAGATGATTTGTTACAGGATCAAGCCGACTTTGACAGTTGTTTTTTTTGTTTCAAAGTACCTTTTTTAACAGTTGGATAACGAATTCTACGGTTTCGTGGCTGCCCTTGTGGCCAACCAGGAGACTTTCCACGGGGTTTGGGGTCAGCAGCAGGTGTTCCAATCCTGGCTAAAATAGCAGCGAAGGAATTGGCGACTCGACCTGGGGGCAGATCCTCGTTAGAGGGCTGTTGCCAAGGAAGAGGACAATCAGCAGCATGATCACGAGCTAACCACAACTGCCAAGTAAGTAGAGGCATTAAATCACTCCATCGTTCAGATTGTTCTGGAGTGGAAAAATGGGGTAAAGTCGAATGGCACTAAGAAAAGAGAAAATCGTTGAGGCAGCAGGGGTGCAGAGGGGAATTTCTAAATACCCGAACGCAATGCCTAAAACTTCTTCTTTCTCCCCTGCTCCTCCGCTCCTCTGCACCCCTGCTGCCTCAACGATTTTCTCTTTTCTTAGTGCCATTCCACCATAGACGTTGGCGTAGCCGTCCCATTTTTGGGTCGTTGACCTCTAATATTTGGTTGGGGTTACACCATGTTGTTGGGTCGTTGAACTTGAACTTATCACCGTGAACACGGGGACGACCAATACCAGTGTAAGGTGGGGGCGCACCATAAAGAACGCGATTGGAACGTGAGCGCAAACGAATAAACACTGCGTGTAACTAACACTGCGTCCATTAAGTCAAACAGAGCATCTTTGCCATTACCCAGAATGGTGTACACACCAGAACGGAATTGTTTAAGCTGATCTAATGTCATGGTCAAGCTGAAAAATCTTTCTTTTCTCAGCATTGACCAAAAAGTGGTCTGTTCAACATAACTGACCACTTTTTCTTCACAGTCTTACTCTCACTCTACATAGCGTCTGTACAATTCGCAGCTAAAACCATTGTTAACTTTTATATCAGTAAGCCCACTGATAGATGCTAATGATCGCCTACCGTTAGTCTAAACTCCAGGGGAAAGCAATTGGAATTAAACTGCCTCCACAATCTGTAGATGACAGTAATATTTTAGAACGGTTTCTACTCTGTCCCCAATCCATCGGGCGACTTCATCGGGAGACACCCCTTCACTAATTGCCCAGGTAGCAAAGGTGTGACCGTGGTACAGGGTTTAAGGTAGTAGTCCACCAAAGAAACTTTACGGGGTTTATCGTAAGAAAATCAACTTCTCTTCTTCCCCTGCTTCCCCTGCTCCCCCTGCTTCCCCTGCCTACCTTCACCCATCATTTTTGGGTTAGTTGAGTAGTAGTAGGGCAACCGTGCGTCCTTACTTATTGCCGCACAATAAGCCAAACCGAATTAACCCACGCTGATAACCGCGACGCATTAATCCCAGTGATAATGCCCCTTGGATGGTAGTCCAACCAGCATTTAGTAAGCCCCAAAACGCTTGGGGAGTGAATGCGGAATCAATCACTACATTCCAAAAGGGGGCGACAGCAGTTGACCAATCGGTGGTGCGGATATTATGTAATGGTAGTTGATGTGCGATCGCTTCGTACTCTGGCAAAGAAATCACATAAGGCAAACAATACACCCGATAAATATCCTGCAAATGCTTTTCTTCATCAGGCGTTAGTGGGGATTCATCAGTTGGTCGATGACACCAAGTCACCATAATTAACTTGCCACCAGGCTTCAATACTCGATAGCACTCTTGGAGAAACTTGGTTTTATCTGGCATGTGTTCACCGCTTTCTAGCGACCAAACCAAGTCAAAAGAATCGTCAGCAAAGGGCATTGATTGAGCATTTGCGACTTGGAACTGTGTTCTTAGGCTCAAATTAGCTTCTATTGCGCGTTCTGTTGCTCTCGCGGCTTGTACAGGACTTAGTGTAATGCCTGTAGCCTTAGCATTAAACTTTTGTGCAAGGTATAAAGAACTGCCGCCAATGCCACAACCCACATCTAAGATATTGTCAGCTGCTTGTACTCCTGCCCAATTCAGCAGTTCTTCGATTAAATCAATTTGAGCCTGACGGCGGTCTTTTTTCTGGGTACCATCAGCACCGTAATAGCCGTGGTGCATGTGTTCGCCCCAAATCTGTTCCCATAGACCAGAGGAAGCATCGTAAAATTGCTGAATTTGCTGGTAAAGTGTTGCGCTCATGAAAAAAGCAGTGTTAAGACAAAGCCGAATTTAAAAAAAACATACACATAGGCTACCATGTGTGTTTTTAATTAAAATAGGGTCTTTTGGTTTGCAGGGATAATAAACTCCGGTTTCTCTTCCCTGGAAAATTTTACTGACTTTACCTTAATAAGCTGCCTTCGCTCTCATTTGCATACCGGATATTTCCCGGATGCCTAGCATGATTGAGTTTTTTAATTTTAAATTAATTATGACTGTTGCTCGCACAATCTGTTTGGGTTTTCTAACTGTCATTGCTGTAGGTACTATTCTGTTGATGATGCCTTTCTCGACTAGCAATGGTACGTGGAATGACCTGATTGTGGCATTATTCACCTCGACATCCGCAGTTTGTGTCACAGGTTTATCAGTAGTTGATCCTGGTACCTATTTTTCCTTTTGGGGCCAGTTGTTTATTACGCTATTAGTTCAGATTGGCGGTTTGGGCTACATGACAACTACCACATTTCTGATTTTGCTTATTGGTCGTAGGTTTGATATGCGGCAAAAAATAGCGATTCAACAAGCTTTAGACCGACCGGGGATGAGTGGTAGCGCCCAAGTAATCCGTTCAATTATTGCCACCACTTTAATTTTTGAAATTACAGGTGTATTTTTACTTCTACCAGCTTTCGTTCCTGAGTATGGATGGAGTAAGGGACTTTGGTTAGCAATTTTTCATAGTGTCAATGCTTGGAATAATGCTGGTTTTAGTTTATTTAAAGATAACTTAATTGGGTATCAGTCATCATTCTTAGTAGTCTTCATCATCACAATGTTAATTATCTTTGGGGGGATTGGGTATCAGGTAATTTTGGAAATGTACCTTTGGTTGCGTGATCACATTTTAAAAAAATCTATTAAAAGGCAAAGATTTTCTCTAGACTTTAAAGTTGCGACCAGCACAACTGTTATATTATTATTAATAGGATTTGTTGCCTTTTTCTGTATAGAAATCAGAAACCCGGAAACATTTGGTTATCTAAATTTCCGCGCCCAAGTATTAGTAGCTTGGTTCCAATCAGTTACTCCTAGAACTGCTGGTTTTAACACCATCGATATTGGCAAAATGACCAGCGCTGGTTTATTTATTACGATCGCACTAATGTTTCTTGGCGCAAGTCCAGGTGGTACAGGAGGAGGACTGAAAACAACAACCTTGAGAGTCTTGACCAGTTGCACTAAAGCTATTCTCCAAGGGAAAGAAGAAGTTTTATTGTATGATCGCAAAATAGCAATATCTTTAATTTTGAAAGCTGTGGGTGTGTTGGTGGGTTCAGTCGCGACCGTAATTTTAGCTACGATTTTAATAAGCCTCACAGATCCAAGATTAGATTTTATTCAAATTTTGTTTGAAGTGGTATCAGCCTTCGCCACTGTAGGGCTTTCTACAGGCATTACAGCAAGTATTTCTACAACAGCAAAACTCATCTTAATTGTCACGATGTACGTTGGACGAGTAGGTATTTTACTATTGATGTCTGCTGTACTAGGAGATCCACGTCCTACCAGAATTCACTATCCTGAAGAAAATTTACTCGTGGGATAGTTAGGGAGAGGGAGTAAGGAGCAGGAAGTGGAGAGGAGAATAATTTTTGACAACTGACTAATGACTAATGACTAACAACTAAACTGATAAAATATACATCGAAGGCAAAAAATAAAATTTTTAATTCAAGCTGTATGAGCGTTTTTTGCCCTAAATACAGGGAGCCATAATAAGGATAACAAAGGTGAATCTGTCATCATTAAGTTTTTTTCGCAGTTTACGTAAAGATAACCAGCAATTTGCTGTAATTGGGTTAGGTCGCTTTGGTAGGTCTGTCTGTTCAACACTGAACAATTTTGGTTATCAAGTGCTAGCAACAGATATTGATGAAAAACGAGTTTCAGAAGCATTAACTGAGGGAATAGTTGATCATGCTTTGCAACTAGACTCTACAGAACCAGCCGCACTCAAAGAAGCTGGAATTTTTGAATTTGATACTGTAATCGTAGCAATTGGCAACTACGTTCAGGAAAGTATTATAACTACCCTAAATGTGAAAGAGGCTGGTGTACCCCACGTCGTTGCCAAAGCTTCTAGTGAAGTTCATAGTAAACTGTTGCGGCGAGTCGGAGCAGATCATGTTGTTTTTCCTGAGTATGAAGCAGGTTGTGCCTTAGCACGTACACTTACCAAACCAGCAATCTTAGATCGGTTTGACCTAGACCCAGATAACAGTATTGTAGAGTTGATTGTACCTGATGAATTTCACGACAAAACAATCACTGAACTTCAACTTCGTAACCGCTACGGGTTAAATTTGCTAGCAGTGAGCCAGGATGGTAAATTTATAATTAATCCTGATCCCACCAAGCGTTTAGAGCGTGGTTCAGCAATGGTAGTTATTGGTTGCAATAAAGATATCAATCGTTTGCCGATTTAAAAAAGTTAGGAGTTAGGAGTTAGGAGTTATATCATGTTCGCATAATTAGTTATGATTTCCACAGTCATTGCACCCCACCCCTTAATCCCCTCCCCGCAAGCGGGGAGGGGAGACGAAGCGTAGCTTTGGCGGGGTGGGGTTCTTCGGGTTTAATAAGTAATCAAGCGAACATGATATTATTAACTATTAAGGAAAATAAAAGCGCCAGTCGTCAGAATTGATGCTGAATTCTGACGACTGGCGGATGACTTCTTCTTTTCTTTCTAACTCTGAGTTTTTTATTGTCCGGGACTTGTTGAAGTAGGCTGGAATTCAACCGAAACAGGCAGATTGCCAGGATCGGCTGAAGTTTCTGCTTGATTTGGCGTTTGTCGCTTAAGTCTTTGTACTAAATTACTTGTAGTAGCTGTCTGAGAAGGAGGAGCGGTTTGACTGGCTTGAGGCTGCTGTTGCCCACTTTTCTGAGCAATTTGCTGCATTAGCTGCTCAATTTTTTCAACTTGTTCAACGTTCCCTTGCTCACGATACTCGTTATGCGCACGTTTCAATACTCTACTAGCTTTTTTGATGTCGCCCTGATTATATAAAGTGACTCCCAAGTTATAGTAAGCTGAGGCATTTTTCGGATTTAGGCGAATAGCTTGCCGATAAACAGAAATAGCCTCAGAAGCTTGACCATGAATTGCTAGCAAATTTGCCATATTGTTGTAGGCTGTGGCATTTTTAGGATCTAGCAGCAAGGCTTGGCGATAACTGGCGATCGCAGGCTCTATTTGACCTTGTTGTTGCAAGGCGATCGCTAAGTTAAAATAAGCGTTGGCGTTGCTGCTATCTAGATTAATTGCTTTTTGGTATGTTGCGATCGCATCCTCAAGCTGTCCTTGTTCATACAGCGCCAAACCCAGATTATACAGTGCTGCTACTCTTGTGGAATCTATCACAAGACTCTGGCGATAAGCTATAATAGCTGCCTCTTTTTCTCCTTGTCGGTGCAACACTAACCCTAAGTTGTAATAACCTTCGCTAAAATTGGGATTAGCTTTAATCGCCTCTGCATATTCTTGTAAAGCTACATCCAGGCGATTTTGCTCCATGAATATATTACCCAGATAATTTCGCGCTGCTGCAAGGCTCGGATCTCGCTGCACCGCTTGGCGAAAGGCATATTCCGCACCCTGTAAGTCTTGGCGGTTATAGCGCGTAACTCCTTGCTGGAAAAAGCTTGCTGCTTCGAGATCCTGAGAAACTGCGGTTTCTGCTAGCACCTTGTTTTCTGAAAAATTAGTAATTGCCGGTGCAGCTAAAACCAAAAACGCAGAGGAAGCAAACAGAAGTCTGAGCAGGGGTTTTTGCTGAACAGGGCTTCGGTGAAATGTCACCTGAAATAACCAATGTAACCACTGTTCAGGTTGAGATTTTTTAGACATGAGTGGCATACCTGTACTTATTCTTGGATCTTTATAAGTCAGAGTACCCACCACAGCATGAAAAATCACAAATCAAAAACACTCTTATTAATAAACAGATTCAAATCAACTGCTCTTTTACTTTTACGCCATCTCTCTTGACTATATAAGCCGGAACACCTACAACAACACAATTTTTGGGAACATTTTTGACTACGACTGCATTCGCCCCCACTTTGACATTATCATCTATAGTTACTTTACCAATCACTTTTGCTCCTGCACCGATGCTTACATTGTTACCAATTATGGGACGGCCTTCAGTGTTATAGCCGACTGTAACCTGTTGACTAACCGAGCAATTTTCACCAATACTCTCTGCTGATATTATCGTACTAAATGCATGTTTAAGAAATAGCCCATTACCAATATTATTGCAATCCAAAAATAGGCTTGGGCATTCTTTATAAAAGAATTTTATAATATGCATGAGTAACAAGCTAATAAAGTTACCTTGTTTAATTCTGTAATAGTAAAGGCTTCTAAACTCTGGATATTTATAAAGTAAATATAGCAAGTTAGCCCAGTCAGAACTATCAATTAGCTCAACCTTCTTTGCCCATCGTCTTACATCTACGATAATCACTTCTTGATTTTTACTGGCAATAAACAATATGAGCATCGGAACAGTCATTATCTGTTGAATAGTTTTGATCAATTTAATTGCGAAATCACGCATAAAATTACTCGTATTCGATATTGCAATTCTCTAAAAAAAGTAAAAGTTGCTGTTGTTCAGCAACTCTAAACTAACTCAAGCAGAATATACCGAAATCGGTAATTTCCTCATTTTTATTATTTACCAAACTTTATAGCTTTTCATGGCAGCTAAAACCCCAGGAACATTTCTATAAAAGCCACAAATAATGACAGTAGACCAATGGATTAAAACTTCAGCGAACCTTATTGCCCTCATGCCTGACTTAGAACTCCCACCGCTGACGGCAAAATTAGCATGGCATCGCCGAATGAATAAAAGCGATATCCAAAAGCGATCGCTTCGTTGTATATATTCAATAACCGTTGTCTGCCAATTAGCGCACTTACCAACATCAGCAAACTGGAACGCGGCAGGTGAAAATTGGTAATTAAACCATCCACCACCCGCCATTGGTAGCCGGGATAAATAAACAGGTCTGTTTTCTGGCAAAATGGTTGTAAATTACCAGATTGAGCCGCCCCTTCTAAAGCTCGTACTGCCGTTGTTCCCACAGCTATAATTCGACCGCCAGCTGCTTTAGTGGCGCGGATTTGCTCTACTGTAGCGGCGGGGACTTCAATCCATTCTTCGTGCATCTGGTGGGTAGTTACATCCTCCACTTCCACAGGGCGAAATGTACCTACACCAACGTGCAGCGTTATAAAAGCTTGATTTATATTGCGATCGCGCAACTTTTGTAATAATTCTGGGGTAAAGTGTAATCCTGCCGTAGGAGCTGCGATCGCTCCTGGTTGTTTGGCATAAACTGTCTGATACTGATCATCAGCAGCTGACGAGGTAGTGATGTACGGAGGTAGCGGGATTTCACCAAATACCTCTAACAGTTGCACCAAAGATTTTCCCTCTGGCACATCAAATTGCAACAAACGCCCCCCGGTTGCTGCGTCTGTTTCTAGAACCGTAGCCGTAAGTTGGGGATTCTTTACTGGGTAGGAATCTTCCAAATCCCCAATCCTTAATTGCCTGACATCAAAAATAATCTTCGTTCCCTGTTTGAAGCTTTTTCCTGGCTTAACTAAAGCTAACCAACAGTTGTACTGCCGTTCTTCTAAGAGCAACACCTGGATTTTACCACCAGTGGATTTATGACCATAAAGCCGCGCTGGAATGACTCTTGTATTGTTCATAACTAACAAATCACCAGAGCGCAGCAGTGCAGGCAAATCATGGAAAATGTGGTGCAAGGGTGCTGTTTCGATGCCTGTAGTCGGAGAATCAACTACGAGTAACCGTGAGCTATCTCTAGGAACTGCTGGGTTTTGGGCAATGAGTTCTGGAGGTAGTTCGTAGTCATAGCCAGCTACCGAGCAATCTAATTCAAAATCTTTTTCTTGTGGGCGAGAGGTGTCTTTCAAATTGGCTTCTACTAGTTTTTGGTTTATTTAGTATTTATACTCTCTTAAAAAAGCTGGTTTGAGCTTTCCCTTCTAAAGGAACTTTAAGGGATTTTTGCCCAGTTTCATCACTAGACTATAAGATTGGTACTATTAGGTAACACGGAAAAATTAACATAAAAATTGGGTAAACCTCCCCATCTAAAAACGGGGGCTTTTACCCTACCGGGAACAGGCAATGATTGACGAATATATATATGTAGGATTGGCTTTGATCCCAAGCACCAACAAACATGGAATACTTGTACTATCTGGCAAATGCCAGTCTAACCCTGAGGGTCGTTCAACACCTGCACGCTAGACCCCAGACACCAGTTTCTTTCGTCACCGTAATTCATCAAATTGATGGCTGGGTGGTTAGGATCAAACTCAGAGGTCAAGTCTCACCCCAAGAAGATGGCGACTTCCGCGCTTTTCTAAATGAATTAGGAATTAGCTATGAGCCGCCAATGAGGGTGCAAATGGCACTTTGGAGTTTGGAAGCCGGACAATGCCCTGTGGACGTGATGCGTCGGTATCAGGTTGCGATTGTCTCTCATGGTAGTCCAGAGAGAGACGAAATCGAGGCGTTCCGGCAACAATTTGTCCGGGGCTTAGGCTATTGTCCAGAAACTTTGGCGTGAGACTATTTGGTTGTAACGCCACTACAAAATTATTGGTCATTGGTAATCAAGATATTTTATCGATTACCGATTAACCATTATCAATTGAAGAGTCGAAAGCTGCCAGAATGTATTCTTGCAGCTTAAACTTGTATCCTGCTGCTGCTGAAGTAGCTAGAGCTTCCTGGCTTGCTGTAACCACAGTCAGATTTTTTGATATCCTTTGACAGTAGACAATAGCAACATCAAATCGACAAGAATAATCTGCCTTCTCAGGGTACTGAGCTAAAAACATTCCAGCTGTCCGACAGATTTTTGCTTGCTTTTGTGGGGTGATTGCGCTTCTTCCCCCTGCATCCCAACTACCTGAACTGCGGGTTTTGACTTCCACAAATGCTAGTAATGAATGGGGAATGGGGTATTCTCCCTTGCTTT
It includes:
- the queA gene encoding tRNA preQ1(34) S-adenosylmethionine ribosyltransferase-isomerase QueA; the protein is MKDTSRPQEKDFELDCSVAGYDYELPPELIAQNPAVPRDSSRLLVVDSPTTGIETAPLHHIFHDLPALLRSGDLLVMNNTRVIPARLYGHKSTGGKIQVLLLEERQYNCWLALVKPGKSFKQGTKIIFDVRQLRIGDLEDSYPVKNPQLTATVLETDAATGGRLLQFDVPEGKSLVQLLEVFGEIPLPPYITTSSAADDQYQTVYAKQPGAIAAPTAGLHFTPELLQKLRDRNINQAFITLHVGVGTFRPVEVEDVTTHQMHEEWIEVPAATVEQIRATKAAGGRIIAVGTTAVRALEGAAQSGNLQPFCQKTDLFIYPGYQWRVVDGLITNFHLPRSSLLMLVSALIGRQRLLNIYNEAIAFGYRFYSFGDAMLILPSAVGVLSQA
- a CDS encoding methyltransferase domain-containing protein, translated to MSATLYQQIQQFYDASSGLWEQIWGEHMHHGYYGADGTQKKDRRQAQIDLIEELLNWAGVQAADNILDVGCGIGGSSLYLAQKFNAKATGITLSPVQAARATERAIEANLSLRTQFQVANAQSMPFADDSFDLVWSLESGEHMPDKTKFLQECYRVLKPGGKLIMVTWCHRPTDESPLTPDEEKHLQDIYRVYCLPYVISLPEYEAIAHQLPLHNIRTTDWSTAVAPFWNVVIDSAFTPQAFWGLLNAGWTTIQGALSLGLMRRGYQRGLIRFGLLCGNK
- a CDS encoding TrkH family potassium uptake protein, with amino-acid sequence MTVARTICLGFLTVIAVGTILLMMPFSTSNGTWNDLIVALFTSTSAVCVTGLSVVDPGTYFSFWGQLFITLLVQIGGLGYMTTTTFLILLIGRRFDMRQKIAIQQALDRPGMSGSAQVIRSIIATTLIFEITGVFLLLPAFVPEYGWSKGLWLAIFHSVNAWNNAGFSLFKDNLIGYQSSFLVVFIITMLIIFGGIGYQVILEMYLWLRDHILKKSIKRQRFSLDFKVATSTTVILLLIGFVAFFCIEIRNPETFGYLNFRAQVLVAWFQSVTPRTAGFNTIDIGKMTSAGLFITIALMFLGASPGGTGGGLKTTTLRVLTSCTKAILQGKEEVLLYDRKIAISLILKAVGVLVGSVATVILATILISLTDPRLDFIQILFEVVSAFATVGLSTGITASISTTAKLILIVTMYVGRVGILLLMSAVLGDPRPTRIHYPEENLLVG
- a CDS encoding serine O-acetyltransferase: MRDFAIKLIKTIQQIMTVPMLILFIASKNQEVIIVDVRRWAKKVELIDSSDWANLLYLLYKYPEFRSLYYYRIKQGNFISLLLMHIIKFFYKECPSLFLDCNNIGNGLFLKHAFSTIISAESIGENCSVSQQVTVGYNTEGRPIIGNNVSIGAGAKVIGKVTIDDNVKVGANAVVVKNVPKNCVVVGVPAYIVKRDGVKVKEQLI
- a CDS encoding YraN family protein; this encodes MANLPPSHYPDIGSLGEDLVAQWLQSTGWIILHRRFSSRWGEIDIIAEYHGVTGKEQESKGEYPIPHSLLAFVEVKTRSSGSWDAGGRSAITPQKQAKICRTAGMFLAQYPEKADYSCRFDVAIVYCQRISKNLTVVTASQEALATSAAAGYKFKLQEYILAAFDSSIDNG
- a CDS encoding potassium channel family protein, with translation MNLSSLSFFRSLRKDNQQFAVIGLGRFGRSVCSTLNNFGYQVLATDIDEKRVSEALTEGIVDHALQLDSTEPAALKEAGIFEFDTVIVAIGNYVQESIITTLNVKEAGVPHVVAKASSEVHSKLLRRVGADHVVFPEYEAGCALARTLTKPAILDRFDLDPDNSIVELIVPDEFHDKTITELQLRNRYGLNLLAVSQDGKFIINPDPTKRLERGSAMVVIGCNKDINRLPI
- a CDS encoding transposase — translated: MFIRLRSRSNRVLYGAPPPYTGIGRPRVHGDKFKFNDPTTWCNPNQILEVNDPKMGRLRQRLWWNGTKKRENR
- a CDS encoding tetratricopeptide repeat protein — encoded protein: MSKKSQPEQWLHWLFQVTFHRSPVQQKPLLRLLFASSAFLVLAAPAITNFSENKVLAETAVSQDLEAASFFQQGVTRYNRQDLQGAEYAFRQAVQRDPSLAAARNYLGNIFMEQNRLDVALQEYAEAIKANPNFSEGYYNLGLVLHRQGEKEAAIIAYRQSLVIDSTRVAALYNLGLALYEQGQLEDAIATYQKAINLDSSNANAYFNLAIALQQQGQIEPAIASYRQALLLDPKNATAYNNMANLLAIHGQASEAISVYRQAIRLNPKNASAYYNLGVTLYNQGDIKKASRVLKRAHNEYREQGNVEQVEKIEQLMQQIAQKSGQQQPQASQTAPPSQTATTSNLVQRLKRQTPNQAETSADPGNLPVSVEFQPTSTSPGQ